From Candidatus Neomarinimicrobiota bacterium, the proteins below share one genomic window:
- a CDS encoding D-alanine--D-alanine ligase: MNICVLLGGASPERNVSITSGKAVGQALTSLGYTVFYVDPSTPWHQMDQFRSMLESFDVTDNHFDDMAHRDERVFIEHIREMKAMKTDVVFNALHGGTGENGMIAAVLEIAGIPYTGSGPLASALAMDKYLSKVLAEKAGVQTGRVARITGETQINPDALTFPLVIKPNSAGSSVGLHVLMEPCDIRPLIKDALTYDPVILVEEYIPGQELTVPVVGGEAFPLIEILPEGGVYTFETKYTSGKSRYLVPAPLADDVTQSLKEKALRIWNILGLESYARIDFRLKNGYEAYFLEANSLPGMTATSLLPKSANVMGMDFPTLTDWIIRDALKRFEKKEQS, translated from the coding sequence ATGAATATCTGCGTTTTACTGGGAGGTGCTTCACCGGAGCGGAATGTCTCCATCACCAGTGGAAAAGCTGTAGGACAAGCCCTGACATCTCTGGGTTATACCGTTTTTTATGTTGATCCCTCCACGCCCTGGCATCAAATGGACCAGTTCCGCAGCATGCTGGAAAGCTTTGATGTCACGGATAATCATTTTGATGATATGGCACATCGGGATGAAAGGGTCTTTATAGAACATATCCGTGAAATGAAAGCCATGAAAACCGATGTCGTTTTTAATGCCCTTCATGGAGGAACCGGCGAAAACGGTATGATTGCAGCGGTTCTGGAAATTGCCGGAATTCCCTATACCGGTTCCGGCCCCCTGGCTTCTGCCCTGGCCATGGATAAATATCTTTCGAAAGTGCTTGCGGAAAAGGCAGGTGTTCAAACAGGACGTGTTGCCAGGATTACCGGTGAAACACAGATCAATCCGGATGCCCTGACCTTTCCCCTGGTGATCAAACCCAACAGTGCCGGATCGTCCGTAGGGCTCCATGTTTTGATGGAACCCTGTGATATCCGCCCCCTGATAAAGGATGCCCTGACCTATGACCCGGTGATTCTGGTTGAAGAATATATTCCGGGACAGGAACTCACGGTGCCTGTTGTAGGCGGTGAAGCGTTTCCCCTTATTGAAATTCTCCCGGAAGGCGGTGTGTATACCTTTGAAACAAAGTACACATCGGGAAAAAGCCGTTATCTGGTACCGGCACCCCTGGCAGATGATGTCACCCAATCCCTGAAAGAGAAAGCATTACGCATTTGGAATATTCTGGGCCTTGAAAGTTATGCCCGGATTGATTTCAGATTGAAAAACGGTTATGAAGCGTACTTTCTGGAAGCCAACTCCCTGCCCGGTATGACAGCCACCAGCCTTTTACCTAAATCAGCCAACGTGATGGGAATGGATTTTCCCACACTGACGGATTGGATCATCAGGGATGCCCTGAAACGTTTTGAAAAAAAGGAACAATCATGA
- the cysS gene encoding cysteine--tRNA ligase, with the protein MSLVFYNTLKRKKEIFIPLEKGVVKMYTCGPTVYNHAHIGNFRAYIFEDQLKRYLKYKGFKVTQVMNLTDVDDKIIRNCSEKKIPLQEYTRPFKESFFRDLEILNIDRAEVFPAATEHIGDMVRLIQSLLDKGLAYRTEDGNIFFKITAFPRYGRLQNLNPENLRSGGRVESDEYEKESVHDFALWKAWKPEDGEVYWDTPLGKGRPGWHIECSAMSMKYLGETFDIHTGGVDNIFPHHENEIAQSEGATGKPFARYWLHCEHLLWDGEKMSKSLGNMMYIRGLTDKGYSPRAIRYTLLSTHYRQKLNFSLPLLDQSEKSLKRVDDFLFELDQIHEDGPVHDKVEKEVARMLEKFEEALDDDLNISPALASVFEMIRRINRIKIDFPMTHEDKKSILLALKKVDQVLGVIFSGNHKKSAELSDEAIEARIAERNEARNNRDWARADAIRDELLKSGIELIDRKEGTTYRRK; encoded by the coding sequence ATGAGCCTGGTTTTTTACAACACTCTCAAGCGAAAAAAAGAAATATTCATCCCCCTGGAAAAAGGTGTTGTAAAGATGTATACCTGTGGTCCCACGGTATATAATCATGCCCATATCGGCAATTTCAGGGCCTATATTTTTGAGGATCAGCTGAAGCGTTACCTGAAATATAAAGGATTCAAAGTCACCCAGGTGATGAACCTGACGGATGTGGACGATAAAATCATCCGGAATTGTTCAGAGAAAAAAATCCCCCTTCAGGAATATACCCGGCCTTTTAAAGAGTCCTTCTTCAGGGATCTGGAGATTTTGAATATTGACAGGGCGGAGGTTTTTCCGGCAGCCACAGAACACATCGGGGATATGGTAAGACTGATCCAGTCTCTATTGGATAAAGGACTGGCTTATCGTACAGAGGATGGTAACATTTTTTTCAAGATCACGGCTTTTCCCCGTTACGGGCGGTTACAAAACCTGAATCCGGAAAACCTCCGGAGTGGAGGCCGGGTGGAGAGTGATGAATACGAAAAGGAATCGGTACACGATTTTGCCTTGTGGAAAGCCTGGAAACCGGAAGACGGGGAGGTATATTGGGATACACCTCTGGGGAAAGGTCGCCCCGGCTGGCATATCGAATGCTCTGCCATGTCCATGAAATATCTGGGGGAGACGTTTGATATACATACCGGCGGTGTGGACAATATCTTTCCCCATCATGAGAATGAAATCGCTCAAAGCGAGGGAGCCACAGGCAAACCTTTTGCACGGTACTGGCTCCACTGCGAACACCTGCTTTGGGATGGTGAAAAAATGAGCAAATCCCTGGGAAACATGATGTACATCCGGGGTTTGACAGATAAAGGCTATTCTCCCCGGGCCATCCGCTATACCCTGCTATCTACTCATTACCGCCAAAAGCTGAATTTCAGTCTGCCCCTTCTGGATCAATCAGAAAAATCCCTTAAACGAGTGGATGATTTCCTTTTTGAACTTGATCAAATTCATGAGGACGGTCCGGTTCATGATAAAGTGGAAAAGGAAGTCGCCCGGATGCTGGAAAAATTTGAAGAAGCCCTGGACGACGATCTGAACATTTCTCCGGCCCTGGCGTCTGTGTTTGAAATGATCCGAAGGATCAACCGGATAAAGATAGATTTCCCAATGACACATGAAGATAAGAAAAGCATTTTGTTGGCACTAAAAAAAGTGGATCAGGTTTTGGGGGTTATTTTTTCCGGAAATCACAAAAAGTCCGCCGAACTGTCGGATGAGGCCATTGAAGCCCGGATTGCAGAAAGGAATGAAGCCCGGAATAACAGGGACTGGGCCCGGGCAGACGCTATCCGGGATGAATTGCTCAAGTCCGGAATTGAACTTATTGACCGGAAAGAAGGTACAACCTACCGGCGGAAATAG